The following are from one region of the Paenibacillus bovis genome:
- a CDS encoding Dps family protein gives MSNITNENSTQTKRVEELLNLQVANLNVLYVKIHNFHWYVKGENFYTLHIKFEELYNEVTLKMDEIAERLLTLKGSPAATMKEYLEMSSIQEANGSEDARTMVQTIIEDFATVCEQFQETIELADESGDQPTADMLIAFKADLEKHMWMLRSFLG, from the coding sequence ATGTCTAACATTACAAACGAAAACTCTACTCAAACCAAACGCGTTGAAGAACTATTGAATCTGCAGGTGGCAAACCTGAATGTACTATATGTAAAAATTCACAACTTCCACTGGTATGTAAAAGGTGAGAACTTCTACACACTGCATATCAAATTCGAAGAACTATACAATGAAGTAACGCTGAAAATGGACGAAATCGCTGAGCGTCTGCTGACACTCAAAGGTTCTCCAGCAGCGACAATGAAAGAATACCTGGAAATGTCCAGTATTCAAGAAGCCAACGGCAGCGAAGATGCTCGTACAATGGTACAAACCATTATCGAAGACTTTGCCACAGTATGTGAGCAGTTCCAGGAAACAATCGAACTGGCTGACGAGTCCGGTGACCAACCGACAGCAGATATGCTGATCGCGTTCAAAGCGGATCTGGAAAAACACATGTGGATGCTGCGCTCTTTCCTGGGCTAA
- a CDS encoding DUF1802 family protein: MNKQVIALKEWASAIRALEQGQQILLMRKGGIVEETRDFELKVNAFYLYPTYEHQRRELLKPEYRHLVDESMQDWSPEQNTATIRLYAEVTDDLEIYDQQQLDRLRDTHIWTDTFAEERLRWKKKNPLHVLILRVYIIERPVDIPIEEQYIGCKSWISIPSGSVTSELTPVLDAAEFERMRSVVLQSLQEQNIPDIKLD; the protein is encoded by the coding sequence ATGAACAAACAGGTTATCGCGCTCAAAGAATGGGCATCTGCTATTCGTGCACTGGAGCAGGGACAGCAGATTCTGTTAATGCGCAAAGGCGGAATCGTCGAAGAAACACGTGATTTTGAACTGAAAGTGAATGCTTTTTATCTGTATCCGACTTACGAGCATCAGCGCCGCGAGTTACTCAAACCGGAGTATCGGCATCTGGTGGACGAATCTATGCAGGACTGGTCCCCTGAGCAAAATACAGCCACGATCCGTCTCTATGCCGAGGTGACGGACGACCTGGAAATCTACGATCAGCAGCAGCTGGATCGGCTCCGTGATACTCACATCTGGACGGATACGTTTGCTGAGGAACGTCTGCGCTGGAAAAAGAAAAACCCGCTTCATGTACTTATCCTGCGGGTATATATAATTGAACGACCGGTGGATATCCCAATAGAGGAGCAGTATATCGGCTGCAAATCGTGGATATCCATACCAAGTGGTTCGGTGACGAGCGAATTGACGCCGGTGCTGGACGCTGCGGAGTTTGAGAGAATGAGGTCTGTTGTATTGCAATCGCTGCAGGAACAGAACATTCCGGACATAAAGCTTGACTGA